A part of Paraburkholderia largidicola genomic DNA contains:
- a CDS encoding EAL domain-containing protein yields MISELALPEQLRLAIARKTLEVFYQPVVRLADNKCVGVESLLRWRLHGQDISPEIFVGVAEEHRLMAPLTDFVLHKSLEDLACILSSDRSFRVSINVGSDDLRSVRFLDVLAQALKWTGVHASQVGIEATERGFMHPDATRSVIAALRWAGHPVYIDDFGTGYSCLSYLGTFHVDALKLDKAFVSPVENAHASCVVAPRIIAMAHDLGMEIVAEGIESAAQAEYLLDKGVQYGQGWYFAKAMPISELVPWLEQHAQSGKKGERGRCAGAPHLQLLRA; encoded by the coding sequence ATGATCTCCGAACTCGCATTACCCGAGCAGCTAAGACTGGCCATCGCCCGTAAGACACTCGAGGTGTTTTATCAGCCTGTCGTCAGGCTTGCCGACAACAAATGCGTCGGTGTCGAATCGCTACTCAGGTGGCGGCTGCACGGACAGGATATCTCGCCGGAGATCTTTGTTGGCGTGGCTGAAGAGCATCGGCTCATGGCACCCTTGACCGATTTCGTGCTCCATAAGAGCCTCGAGGATCTGGCTTGCATACTGAGTTCTGACCGGTCATTTCGCGTATCGATCAATGTCGGCAGCGACGATCTACGCAGTGTCCGCTTCCTCGACGTGCTCGCACAAGCGTTGAAATGGACGGGCGTGCACGCCTCGCAAGTGGGAATCGAAGCGACGGAACGAGGCTTCATGCATCCGGACGCAACGCGCAGCGTCATTGCCGCGCTCAGGTGGGCGGGACATCCTGTTTATATCGACGACTTTGGGACGGGCTATTCGTGTCTTTCCTACCTCGGGACCTTTCACGTCGATGCCCTGAAGCTCGACAAGGCGTTCGTCAGTCCCGTCGAGAATGCTCACGCCAGTTGCGTAGTGGCGCCGCGCATCATCGCGATGGCGCACGACCTGGGCATGGAGATCGTCGCCGAAGGCATCGAATCGGCGGCGCAGGCAGAGTATCTGCTGGATAAAGGCGTGCAGTACGGACAGGGCTGGTACTTCGCCAAAGCCATGCCGATTAGCGAACTGGTGCCGTGGCTAGAGCAGCATGCACAGTCGGGGAAGAAGGGTGAGCGTGGGCGTTGCGCCGGTGCGCCGCATTTGCAGTTATTGCGCGCGTAA
- a CDS encoding substrate-binding domain-containing protein, whose protein sequence is MNDRRVSGARLASVVAATALAMCCSQAFAQACTSLPAKSIGPAGIVGQGPNGEKAASADAVKLTDAEAAKVKAGKFKVGISMQTMNLDWSQLQVAGITDTLKKYGVEVIGTASAEYQVDKQIADIENTIQRHPDGIISIPVDGTATAATYKKVSQAGIKLVFMDNVPTGLKHPEQYAAMVSADSEGNGQIAAKVLASCVPKGGTVGLVNFGVDYFSTTERTKAVNEWLKKNRPDIKVKQVAFTDPSKVGQIAGDFLTANPDVKGVFAVWDQPALDTLTSMRAQGINTPVTTVDLGLESAIEIAKGGPLKATGSQRPYDQGVAEAMAMMKALIGQTPPAWIGVQSLPVVQSNVLESYKTVFKKDPPPQLADACKKAAPACG, encoded by the coding sequence ATGAACGACCGTCGTGTATCAGGAGCGAGGCTGGCGAGTGTGGTGGCGGCGACTGCGCTGGCCATGTGCTGTTCGCAGGCGTTTGCGCAGGCATGCACGAGCCTGCCTGCGAAATCGATTGGACCGGCGGGCATCGTCGGGCAAGGACCGAATGGCGAGAAGGCAGCATCCGCTGATGCCGTCAAGCTGACGGATGCCGAGGCCGCGAAGGTCAAGGCCGGCAAGTTCAAGGTCGGCATCTCGATGCAGACGATGAACCTCGACTGGTCGCAACTCCAGGTCGCCGGCATCACCGATACGCTGAAGAAATACGGCGTCGAAGTGATCGGCACGGCATCGGCCGAGTATCAGGTCGACAAGCAGATCGCCGACATCGAAAACACGATCCAGCGCCATCCTGACGGCATCATTTCGATTCCCGTCGACGGCACGGCGACGGCTGCCACCTACAAGAAGGTCTCGCAGGCAGGCATCAAGCTCGTGTTCATGGACAACGTGCCGACAGGCCTCAAGCATCCCGAGCAGTACGCGGCGATGGTGTCCGCGGATAGCGAGGGCAATGGCCAGATCGCGGCGAAGGTACTTGCATCGTGCGTACCGAAAGGCGGCACGGTCGGTCTCGTGAACTTCGGCGTCGACTACTTCAGTACGACGGAGCGCACGAAGGCCGTCAACGAGTGGCTGAAGAAGAATCGCCCCGACATCAAGGTCAAGCAGGTCGCGTTCACGGACCCGTCGAAGGTCGGCCAGATTGCGGGCGACTTCCTCACCGCGAATCCCGACGTGAAGGGCGTGTTTGCCGTATGGGACCAGCCCGCGCTCGACACGCTGACGTCGATGCGCGCACAAGGCATCAATACGCCCGTGACGACGGTCGATCTCGGACTTGAATCGGCAATCGAAATCGCCAAGGGCGGTCCGCTCAAGGCAACGGGTTCGCAGCGTCCGTACGACCAGGGTGTCGCCGAAGCGATGGCGATGATGAAGGCGCTGATCGGTCAGACGCCGCCGGCATGGATCGGCGTGCAATCGCTGCCCGTCGTTCAATCCAACGTGCTCGAATCGTACAAGACGGTGTTCAAGAAAGATCCGCCGCCGCAACTGGCCGATGCGTGCAAGAAGGCAGCGCCTGCTTGTGGGTAA
- a CDS encoding ABC transporter permease produces the protein MNESVSPMPAEQQAAQRHGRAWRIARRLLQGDRPYMLYIAFAILLVVFSFASPWFLSIDNFLNIGRQTALVSIIAIGMTFVIIARQIDLSVGSALALSGMSAALAMSHISDTWIVGAIAGIGTGAIVGAINGFVTTRLNIPSFLVTLGTLSAARGLALMVTTTRPEIITNDHFIAIFGEGDIAGVPVPILWTLLAVIGGILLLHYSVFGRQIYAAGGNPTAALYSGINIRRVTTLAFVLTGVLAGLAALVLSARSHAARPDVVQGMELDVIASVTLGGCSLFGGRGFILGTLLGSLIIGTLNNGLVLLGVSSSLQLVIKGVIIVAAVAFTRK, from the coding sequence ATGAACGAGTCCGTTTCGCCCATGCCCGCCGAGCAACAGGCCGCCCAGCGTCACGGCCGCGCCTGGCGCATTGCGCGGCGTCTGCTACAGGGCGATCGCCCGTACATGCTGTATATCGCGTTCGCGATTCTGCTGGTGGTGTTCAGCTTCGCGTCGCCGTGGTTTCTGTCGATCGACAACTTCCTCAATATCGGGCGGCAGACGGCCCTCGTGTCGATCATCGCGATCGGCATGACGTTCGTGATCATCGCGCGGCAGATCGATCTCTCCGTCGGCTCGGCGCTCGCGCTGTCGGGCATGTCGGCCGCGCTGGCGATGTCGCATATCAGCGATACCTGGATCGTCGGCGCGATTGCGGGCATCGGCACGGGCGCGATCGTCGGCGCGATCAACGGCTTCGTCACGACGCGCCTGAACATTCCGTCGTTCCTCGTCACGCTCGGCACGCTGAGCGCGGCGCGCGGCCTCGCGCTGATGGTCACCACCACGCGCCCCGAGATCATCACCAACGATCACTTCATCGCGATCTTCGGCGAAGGCGATATTGCGGGCGTCCCCGTGCCGATTCTGTGGACACTGCTTGCCGTGATCGGCGGCATCCTGCTGCTGCACTACAGCGTGTTCGGCCGGCAGATTTACGCGGCAGGCGGCAACCCGACTGCCGCGCTCTATTCGGGCATCAACATCCGGCGCGTGACGACGCTCGCGTTCGTGCTGACAGGCGTGCTGGCCGGTCTCGCCGCGCTCGTGCTGTCGGCGCGTTCGCATGCGGCGCGGCCGGACGTCGTGCAGGGCATGGAACTCGACGTGATCGCATCCGTCACGCTGGGCGGCTGCAGTCTGTTCGGCGGACGCGGCTTCATTCTCGGCACGCTGCTCGGCAGTCTGATCATCGGCACGCTGAATAACGGCCTCGTGTTGCTCGGCGTCAGTTCGTCGCTGCAACTCGTCATCAAGGGCGTCATCATCGTCGCGGCAGTCGCGTTCACCCGCAAATGA
- the irlR gene encoding heavy metal response regulator transcription factor IrlR, which produces MRILIVEDEGMTGLYLRKGLTEAGYVADWVEDGISGQHQAETEDYDLLIVDVMLPGQDGWTLLQNLRRSKSTPVLFLTARDDVGDRIRGLELGADDYLAKPFDFVELTARVKSILRRTRSQDSNTLRVSDLELDLTRRKATRQGKVILLTAKEFALLWLLMRCEGEILPRAIIASKVWDMNFSSDTNVVDSAIRRLRSKLDDPFESKLIHTVRGMGYVLEVRNT; this is translated from the coding sequence ATGCGAATTCTGATTGTCGAAGACGAAGGCATGACGGGCTTATATCTACGCAAGGGCTTGACGGAAGCGGGGTATGTCGCCGACTGGGTGGAGGACGGCATTTCCGGGCAGCACCAGGCTGAAACGGAGGACTATGATCTGCTCATCGTGGATGTCATGCTGCCAGGGCAAGACGGGTGGACACTGCTGCAGAATCTCAGGCGCAGCAAATCGACACCGGTTCTCTTTCTCACCGCGAGAGACGACGTGGGAGACCGGATCCGCGGGCTGGAACTCGGCGCCGATGATTACCTCGCGAAACCCTTCGACTTTGTCGAACTGACTGCGCGCGTAAAGTCGATCCTTCGCCGCACGCGGTCGCAGGATTCGAACACGCTGCGTGTGTCCGACCTGGAACTCGATCTCACACGTCGTAAAGCCACGAGACAGGGGAAAGTCATTCTGTTGACGGCAAAAGAGTTCGCGCTGCTGTGGCTTTTGATGCGGTGCGAAGGAGAAATTCTGCCGCGCGCGATCATTGCGTCAAAGGTGTGGGACATGAATTTCAGCAGCGACACGAACGTGGTGGATTCGGCTATCCGGCGCCTGCGCTCCAAACTGGACGACCCTTTCGAATCCAAGCTGATTCATACCGTCAGGGGCATGGGCTATGTTCTGGAAGTCCGAAATACGTAA
- a CDS encoding IS701 family transposase, translated as MSTSQRFDEYLEHLSQGFRHKHHIAGLRDYCTGLMRPLERKSTNAIAEDLQPARAAAMRQALHHFVARAPWCDEELLRQIARWVTPRMTGLSRSGWWVIGCNTFPKRGSQPVGVARQHHGASARYDKCQIAVSVSLACESASLPVGWRLYLPRAWADDPIRRRKAGVPTEVQFASRPTLALQQIERLLAAGTPSRPVLADVSYGMDPDFRQGLIDLGLPYVLGVTSQARVWRTQAETPPSTGYRDAGRTGAQTWRTAAHYPVSVRALAMELPAHMLQTINWREGNGNLRSSRFGVARVQYADNYACWTRLQPLQWLLLKWPVGEPEPVRYWLSTLPEDTSISELVAAAHYHWRTDRDHEELRQDFGLDHYSGRGWRGFHHHATLCTASYGFRLGERLASERDLASRRLSMYPEPGA; from the coding sequence ATGAGTACATCTCAACGGTTTGATGAATACCTGGAACATCTTTCTCAAGGATTCCGGCACAAGCATCATATTGCCGGGCTGCGTGACTATTGCACGGGACTGATGCGCCCGTTGGAACGAAAGAGCACGAATGCCATTGCGGAGGATCTGCAACCCGCGCGTGCAGCAGCAATGCGTCAGGCGCTGCATCATTTCGTGGCCAGAGCTCCATGGTGCGATGAAGAACTGCTAAGACAGATCGCCCGCTGGGTGACCCCGCGGATGACGGGCTTGTCCCGCAGTGGCTGGTGGGTCATCGGCTGCAACACCTTTCCGAAGCGTGGCAGTCAGCCAGTGGGCGTCGCGAGACAACATCACGGAGCATCGGCCAGATATGACAAATGTCAAATTGCCGTGAGTGTTTCGCTGGCCTGCGAAAGCGCCAGTCTGCCTGTCGGCTGGCGGCTGTATCTGCCGCGCGCTTGGGCCGACGATCCAATCCGGCGCAGAAAGGCAGGCGTCCCCACCGAAGTGCAATTTGCGAGCAGACCCACACTGGCGCTTCAACAGATCGAAAGACTACTGGCCGCAGGAACGCCTTCACGCCCTGTGCTCGCTGATGTCAGCTACGGCATGGATCCGGACTTCAGGCAAGGCTTGATCGACCTCGGGCTGCCATACGTACTGGGTGTCACGTCGCAAGCACGCGTCTGGCGCACGCAAGCCGAAACACCACCGTCGACGGGATACAGGGACGCGGGACGCACAGGCGCACAGACATGGCGTACGGCCGCGCACTACCCCGTCAGTGTCAGGGCGCTCGCCATGGAATTGCCGGCGCACATGTTGCAGACGATCAACTGGCGAGAAGGAAACGGAAATCTGAGAAGCAGCCGGTTTGGCGTGGCGCGGGTGCAGTATGCCGACAACTACGCATGCTGGACGCGATTGCAGCCGCTGCAGTGGCTGCTATTGAAGTGGCCAGTGGGCGAACCGGAACCCGTCAGATACTGGTTGTCGACACTGCCAGAGGACACGTCGATCAGTGAACTCGTCGCAGCGGCACATTACCACTGGCGCACCGATCGGGATCACGAGGAACTTCGTCAGGATTTCGGCCTTGATCATTATTCGGGCCGCGGCTGGAGAGGATTTCATCACCACGCCACGCTATGCACGGCCTCGTATGGCTTCCGTCTCGGAGAGCGACTGGCGAGTGAGCGGGACCTTGCGTCCCGAAGACTCTCAATGTACCCGGAACCTGGCGCGTGA
- a CDS encoding porin: protein MKQHIILACAVCTFAVSAHAQSSVTLYGSIDAGITYANNVGGKSVWQQGSGNLSDNYFGLRGAEDLGGGLKAIFTMESGFDLNNGGFHNSDDVFNRQAFVGLKSDQYGAVTLGRQYDSTSEYLGPLSAAGGGFGNNLAGHPFDNDNLAQTVSTKNAIKYTSSNYAGMQVGAMYGFSNDANGFANGRTWSLGARYGTGPLNVAAGYTQSNNSGGLGAPNSAASASQNISATLQRTYGLGATYAFGPAQVGLVWTHSQLDGLASLSSGGAALPGLTGMNLHLDNYEINGQYRVTPALAVVSSYTFTDGTVTGNSSGNSPKWHTFVLGTDYSLSKRTDVYLAGVYQHASGSLGYDANGNGITNVASINMLTPSSTNNQVAATIGLRHRF from the coding sequence ATGAAACAACATATTATTCTTGCCTGTGCGGTATGTACCTTTGCCGTGAGTGCGCATGCGCAAAGCAGCGTGACCCTTTACGGCTCAATCGACGCAGGGATCACCTACGCGAACAACGTCGGCGGGAAGAGTGTCTGGCAGCAGGGTAGCGGCAACCTGTCGGACAACTACTTTGGCTTGCGCGGTGCCGAGGATCTCGGCGGCGGCCTGAAGGCCATCTTTACGATGGAGAGCGGCTTCGATCTGAACAACGGCGGCTTCCATAACAGCGACGATGTTTTCAACCGGCAGGCTTTCGTCGGTCTGAAGAGTGACCAGTACGGCGCTGTGACGCTGGGCCGTCAATACGATTCGACCTCGGAGTATCTCGGACCGCTGTCGGCGGCAGGCGGAGGCTTCGGAAACAATCTCGCCGGTCACCCGTTCGACAACGACAACCTCGCGCAGACGGTCTCGACCAAAAATGCCATCAAGTACACAAGCTCGAACTATGCGGGCATGCAGGTCGGTGCCATGTATGGCTTCAGCAACGACGCGAACGGCTTTGCCAACGGCCGCACGTGGAGCCTTGGCGCCAGGTACGGTACCGGTCCGTTGAACGTCGCGGCCGGTTACACGCAGTCGAACAATTCAGGCGGACTCGGGGCGCCGAACAGCGCAGCGTCGGCGAGCCAGAACATTTCGGCCACGCTTCAGCGCACGTATGGTCTGGGCGCAACCTATGCATTCGGTCCTGCACAGGTCGGGCTCGTGTGGACGCACTCACAGCTCGACGGTCTCGCAAGCCTCTCGAGTGGCGGTGCTGCATTGCCCGGTCTCACGGGGATGAACCTGCACCTCGACAACTATGAAATCAACGGCCAATACCGTGTTACGCCGGCGCTGGCGGTCGTCAGTTCCTACACGTTCACCGACGGCACAGTGACGGGCAACAGCAGCGGCAATTCTCCGAAGTGGCACACATTCGTTCTGGGTACGGACTATTCGCTCAGCAAGCGTACCGACGTGTACCTGGCCGGCGTGTACCAGCACGCTTCGGGCTCGCTTGGTTATGACGCGAACGGTAACGGCATCACGAACGTGGCATCCATCAATATGCTGACACCGTCGTCGACCAACAACCAGGTTGCGGCAACGATCGGGTTGCGTCACCGCTTCTGA
- a CDS encoding heavy metal sensor histidine kinase, translating to MINRFAPRSLGARLTALIFFSTSIILALSGAALYEALRSRMAVSAGGHMQTTLEALQVDLASVRATTDISNHPHVWTDQMDGHQNMDMAIYDMAGNRLVGTSGFQTSAVLRDLSSDTRTAAFDTRGARFRYLTAVTRLAGAGCVSVRVVVQYDKSDNLASLRAHAWTIVLIEVVGVGIAAAFAYAIAVFGLSPLRRFVSYAEEMSSSRLAQPLSGFDTSEELKELEHAFNGMRERLNDSFTRLSQFSSNLAHDMRTPLTNLQAAAQVALSQPRTAEEYRDVMESSVDEYRRLSWMIEDMLFLARSEATHAVGELRRLDAVAEAERVAGYYEPMASDAEVTIVVSGCATVRANLLLYQRALSNLLSNALAHAPRGSAVLVDCREEGGVAEITVTDAGVGIEGKHVERVFERFYRVDPSRRNSGSGTGLGLAIVKSIMESHGGQCGVESRPGVRTTFWLRFPAGDVRPDADTSQPR from the coding sequence ATGATCAATCGGTTTGCGCCGCGAAGCCTGGGGGCGAGACTTACCGCGCTGATTTTCTTCTCTACGTCGATCATTCTGGCGCTCAGCGGTGCCGCGCTTTACGAGGCGCTGCGCAGCCGTATGGCCGTCTCGGCAGGCGGTCATATGCAGACCACGCTGGAGGCCCTGCAGGTCGATCTCGCCAGCGTGCGCGCGACGACCGACATCTCGAACCATCCTCATGTCTGGACCGATCAGATGGATGGCCATCAGAACATGGACATGGCCATCTACGATATGGCCGGGAACCGTCTCGTCGGCACGAGCGGCTTTCAGACATCCGCAGTGCTTCGCGACCTGTCGTCAGACACACGGACGGCTGCGTTCGATACCCGAGGTGCAAGGTTCCGCTATCTCACGGCGGTGACGCGGCTCGCGGGGGCGGGCTGCGTTTCCGTGCGCGTCGTCGTCCAGTACGACAAGTCGGACAACCTGGCGTCATTGCGCGCACATGCATGGACGATCGTGCTGATCGAAGTCGTGGGCGTAGGGATAGCGGCCGCCTTTGCCTATGCGATTGCCGTGTTCGGACTAAGCCCGCTTCGGCGCTTCGTCTCATACGCAGAAGAGATGTCGTCGAGCCGACTGGCGCAACCTTTGTCGGGATTCGATACTTCGGAAGAACTCAAGGAATTGGAGCACGCCTTTAACGGCATGCGGGAAAGACTGAACGATTCGTTTACGCGCCTCAGCCAGTTTTCCTCGAACCTCGCGCACGATATGCGTACGCCGTTGACCAATCTGCAGGCGGCCGCGCAGGTGGCGCTTTCGCAGCCGCGCACAGCGGAGGAATACCGTGACGTCATGGAATCGAGCGTGGACGAGTATCGGCGTCTTTCCTGGATGATCGAAGACATGCTCTTCCTTGCCCGATCCGAGGCGACGCATGCGGTCGGCGAGCTTCGCCGGCTCGACGCCGTAGCGGAGGCCGAACGGGTTGCCGGTTACTACGAGCCGATGGCGTCGGATGCGGAAGTCACGATCGTGGTGAGTGGGTGCGCCACCGTTCGCGCGAACCTGTTGCTCTATCAGCGTGCGTTGAGCAATCTGCTTTCCAATGCGCTCGCGCACGCACCGCGCGGATCGGCTGTTCTGGTCGATTGCCGGGAGGAGGGCGGTGTAGCGGAAATCACCGTTACGGATGCTGGCGTCGGTATAGAGGGAAAGCACGTCGAGCGCGTCTTCGAACGGTTTTACCGTGTCGATCCATCGCGGCGCAACTCCGGATCAGGTACAGGCCTCGGGCTGGCGATCGTGAAGTCGATCATGGAAAGCCATGGCGGCCAATGTGGTGTGGAAAGCCGGCCGGGTGTGCGCACGACGTTCTGGCTTCGCTTTCCCGCTGGCGATGTAAGACCGGATGCTGACACGAGCCAACCACGCTGA
- a CDS encoding heavy metal sensor histidine kinase translates to MLRYLPGSLRVRLTALIVFHASVAFAISGFAVYEAMMSRVEANAAEQMEDVMSALDAHLSGLKSTAEISRNPDVWKEHVHGREYMAFAIFDMTGKAVLATRGFRDYSRVLDVQTPHNPVSLSTPTTALRYLVTIVPLGVHDKAAVRVVVQYDSNEERELVRSNIETLFITEMVGILLAAISTYGVTMLGLSPLSRVVTRAEEMSINRLRQPLPKLANSGELLELGQAFNGMLARLDDAFTRLNEFSSNLAHDLRTPLTNLRAAAQFALAQSRAAPEYREVIESSLSEYERLSRMIDDMLFLARAERADLVLSIREFDAAAEAGHVVGFYESLARASNITIDIRGEGFIYADLLLYQRAVSNLLANSIAYAPRHSTIDVECREEPGAVMVLLTDRGPGVAPPHAERIFERFYRTGQARQNDISSGAGLGLAIVKSIMDLHRGSCGVKSDPAIGTTFWLRFVSQEEPTGAPSRKA, encoded by the coding sequence ATGCTTCGTTATTTGCCGGGTAGCCTGCGTGTAAGGCTCACCGCGCTGATCGTTTTCCATGCATCGGTTGCGTTCGCGATCAGCGGATTCGCAGTCTATGAAGCGATGATGAGCCGTGTCGAAGCCAATGCGGCCGAACAGATGGAAGACGTGATGTCGGCACTCGATGCTCACCTCTCCGGGCTGAAATCGACGGCAGAGATCAGCCGTAATCCCGATGTCTGGAAGGAGCATGTGCATGGGCGCGAGTACATGGCATTTGCTATCTTCGACATGACGGGCAAGGCCGTACTGGCGACGCGAGGTTTTCGTGACTACTCGCGGGTTCTGGACGTACAGACGCCTCACAATCCTGTCAGTCTTTCCACACCCACTACCGCGTTACGATATCTCGTGACCATCGTGCCGCTTGGCGTGCACGACAAGGCTGCCGTTCGTGTCGTCGTACAGTACGACAGCAATGAAGAGCGAGAGTTGGTAAGGTCGAACATCGAGACCCTCTTTATCACGGAGATGGTCGGAATTCTGCTCGCGGCCATCTCGACTTATGGCGTAACGATGCTCGGGTTGAGCCCTCTGAGCCGCGTTGTCACACGAGCCGAGGAGATGTCGATCAACCGTCTCAGGCAACCTTTGCCGAAGCTCGCCAACTCGGGTGAATTGCTGGAACTGGGGCAGGCGTTCAACGGCATGCTGGCGCGTCTGGACGACGCGTTCACACGCTTGAACGAGTTCTCCTCGAATCTCGCACATGATCTGCGCACTCCGCTCACGAACTTGCGGGCAGCGGCTCAGTTTGCGCTCGCGCAATCACGTGCTGCGCCCGAATACCGCGAAGTCATTGAATCGAGCCTAAGCGAATACGAGCGCTTGTCCCGAATGATCGACGACATGCTTTTTCTCGCGCGCGCCGAGCGGGCTGACCTGGTGTTGTCGATCCGCGAGTTCGACGCGGCGGCGGAAGCAGGTCACGTCGTTGGCTTTTACGAATCGCTGGCACGAGCGTCGAATATCACTATCGATATCCGTGGAGAGGGGTTCATCTATGCCGACCTGTTGTTGTATCAGCGCGCGGTTAGCAATTTGCTCGCTAATTCGATCGCGTACGCGCCGCGCCATTCGACGATCGACGTCGAATGTCGGGAGGAACCGGGTGCGGTAATGGTTCTGTTGACCGACCGTGGTCCAGGCGTTGCACCGCCCCATGCGGAACGAATCTTCGAACGTTTCTATCGCACCGGGCAAGCCCGCCAAAACGACATCTCCAGCGGAGCAGGACTCGGGCTTGCCATCGTCAAATCAATCATGGATTTGCACCGCGGATCGTGCGGTGTGAAAAGTGATCCCGCTATCGGCACGACGTTCTGGTTGCGGTTTGTGTCACAGGAAGAGCCGACGGGCGCACCCTCGCGAAAAGCCTAA
- a CDS encoding MipA/OmpV family protein, which yields MRYLHVAAALTIGAAMAIPSSPAYPAEASLGAQVNVMPKYDGAASYRALPLPVFAYDNGLFFVSGLSAGIRYPIGAGFSTGLIAQFDFGRDADDSSRLAGTDDISNTARLGAFVDWRHGRWRASLNALQATHDGYGLKVRLTGGYTALATPKNTVHLAVGATFGNEDYMNTYFGVTGQESVASQSRLAAYSPSAGIKGVDASVTWKHQINPHWSTAAVLGVSSLVGDAADSPVVEHKAALFGSVGLAYRF from the coding sequence ATGCGATATCTTCACGTCGCAGCGGCGCTAACCATTGGCGCAGCCATGGCAATCCCATCCAGCCCCGCCTACCCGGCCGAGGCCTCGCTTGGCGCACAAGTCAACGTCATGCCCAAATACGACGGCGCGGCATCGTACCGCGCACTGCCTCTGCCTGTGTTCGCCTATGACAATGGGCTCTTTTTTGTTTCCGGTCTCTCAGCCGGAATACGCTATCCGATCGGGGCTGGATTTTCGACAGGTTTGATCGCGCAGTTCGACTTCGGGCGGGATGCTGACGATTCCTCCCGCCTGGCAGGAACCGATGACATTTCCAACACGGCCCGCCTTGGCGCTTTCGTCGATTGGCGTCACGGCAGATGGCGCGCGTCGCTCAACGCCCTGCAGGCGACGCACGACGGATATGGTCTGAAAGTCCGTCTCACGGGCGGTTACACCGCTTTGGCCACGCCGAAGAACACGGTTCATCTGGCCGTGGGTGCGACTTTCGGTAACGAAGACTATATGAACACCTATTTCGGCGTGACCGGGCAGGAGTCAGTCGCCAGCCAGTCGAGGCTCGCCGCATATTCGCCTTCAGCGGGTATCAAGGGGGTTGATGCAAGCGTCACCTGGAAACACCAGATCAACCCGCATTGGAGCACGGCAGCCGTGCTGGGCGTGTCGAGCCTGGTGGGTGACGCAGCCGACAGCCCCGTCGTGGAACACAAGGCTGCCCTCTTCGGATCGGTTGGTCTAGCGTACCGCTTTTAA